The following coding sequences lie in one Apium graveolens cultivar Ventura chromosome 3, ASM990537v1, whole genome shotgun sequence genomic window:
- the LOC141711094 gene encoding uncharacterized protein LOC141711094, whose translation MEGLKRKRGESSRWDETTEVNAGAMTPGAGMTTWDDAMSTPTPKRQRSRWDETPAADMGSATPMECNKAATAYYTPVGGVELATPTPGAININYLLSDQELDSMFPEKGYTILDPPASYVPIRTPARKLIATPTPMATPLYAIPEENRGQQFDVPKELPGGLPFMKPEDYQFFGALLNEEDEEEDKLSAEEQKGRKIMKLLFKVKNGTPAQRKTALRQLTDKAREFGAGQLFSQILPLLMQPTLEDQERHLLVKVIDRVLYKLDDLVRPYVHKILVVIEPLLIDQDYYARVEGREIISNLSKAAGLPTMISAMRPDIDNIDEYVRNTTARAFSVVASALGIPAIFPFLKAVCQSKKSWQARHTGIKIVQQIAILIGCAVLPHLRSLVEIIQHGLNDENQKVRTITALSLAALAEASAPYGIESFDSVLKPLWKGIRSHRGKVLAAFLKAIGFIIPLMDAVYASYYTKEVMIILIREFQSPDEEMKKIVLKVVKQCVSTEGVEANYIRSEMLPEFFRNFWVRRMALDRRNYKQLVETTVEIGNKAGVADIVGRIMEGLKDESEPYRGMVMETIGKVIADLGASDIDARLEELLIDGMLYAFQEQTSDDSNVMLNGFSAVVNSLGKRVKPYLLQICGTIKWRLNNKSAKLRQHAADLITRVAVVMKQCQEEQLMGHLGVVLYEYLGEEYPEVLGSILGALKAIVNSIGMSKMTPPIKDLLPRLTPILKNRHEKVQENCIDLVGRIADRGAEFIPAREWVRICFELLEMLKAHKKGIRRATVNTFGYIAKAIGPQDVLATLLNNLKVQERQNRVCTTVAIAIVAETCSPFTVLPALMNEYGVPELNVQNGVLKSLSFLFEYIGEMGKDYIYAVTPLLVDALMDRDLVHRQTAASAVKHMALGVAGLGCEDALVHLMNHVWPNIFETSPHVINAVMEAIEAMRVALGAAVVLNYYLQGLFHPARKVRQVYWKLYNSLYIGAQDAMVAAYPSLYDEERNIYSRTELTMFV comes from the coding sequence ATGGAAGGTCTGAAGAGAAAGAGAGGAGAGTCATCCAGGTGGGATGAGACTACAGAAGTTAATGCTGGTGCAATGACTCCTGGCGCTGGAATGACGACTTGGGATGATGCTATGTCGACCCCAACACCAAAACGACAGAGGTCAAGGTGGGATGAGACACCTGCTGCAGACATGGGGAGTGCAACACCAATGGAGTGCAACAAAGCTGCAACTGCTTATTATACACCAGTGGGAGGAGTTGAACTTGCTACCCCAACACCGGGGGCTATTAACATTAACTACTTGCTGAGTGATCAAGAACTCGACTCGATGTTCCCAGAGAAAGGATATACAATTTTAGATCCTCCGGCTTCATATGTGCCTATCAGAACACCTGCTAGGAAACTCATTGCTACCCCCACTCCAATGGCAACTCCACTTTATGCAATTCCTGAAGAGAATAGAGGTCAGCAATTCGATGTTCCCAAGGAATTGCCAGGCGGTTTGCCATTCATGAAGCCCGAAGATTACCAGTTCTTCGGAGCTTTGCTGAATgaggaagatgaagaagaagataAACTGTCTGCTGAGGAGCAGAAAGGGCGAAAAATTATGAAATTGTTGTTTAAGGTGAAGAATGGAACACCGGCTCAGCGTAAAACGGCTTTGAGACAGCTTACTGATAAGGCCAGGGAGTTTGGTGCTGGCCAATTGTTTAGTCAGATACTGCCGCTTCTCATGCAACCTACCTTGGAAGATCAGGAGAGACATCTTTTGGTCAAGGTCATTGACAGAGTATTATATAAACTGGATGATTTGGTACGTCCTTATGTACACAAAATCCTTGTGGTGATTGAGCCTTTATTAATTGATCAAGACTATTATGCTCGTGTAGAGGGAAGAGAAATTATATCCAATCTCAGCAAAGCAGCTGGCCTGCCTACAATGATTTCTGCAATGCGTCCTGATATTGATAACATTGATGAGTATGTGAGGAACACCACTGCGAGAGCCTTCAGTGTTGTTGCTTCTGCACTAGGGATACCTGCCATTTTTCCATTCTTGAAAGCTGTATGTCAAAGTAAGAAGTCATGGCAAGCTCGTCACACGGGTATTAAGATTGTTCAGCAAATTGCTATACTGATAGGCTGTGCAGTTCTTCCTCACTTGCGTTCTCTTGTAGAAATTATCCAACATGGTCTGAATGATGAGAATCAGAAGGTCAGAACTATTACGGCTCTGTCTTTAGCAGCTCTTGCAGAGGCCTCTGCTCCATATGGTATTGAAAGCTTTGACTCAGTTTTGAAGCCGCTATGGAAGGGTATTAGGTCACACCGTGGGAAAGTCTTGGCTGCTTTCTTGAAGGCAATTGGTTTCATTATACCACTAATGGATGCGGTATATGCAAGTTACTATACAAAAGAAGTCATGATTATCTTGATACGTGAGTTTCAGTCACCCGATGAGGaaatgaagaagattgtgttAAAAGTGGTTAAGCAGTGTGTTAGCACTGAAGGTGTAGAGGCTAATTATATTCGAAGTGAAATGTTGCCTGAATTTTTCCGCAATTTTTGGGTTAGGAGGATGGCTTTGGATCGTAGAAATTATAAACAGCTTGTTGAGACTACTGTTGAAATAGGAAACAAAGCTGGAGTTGCTGATATTGTTGGACGAATAATGGAGGGCCTTAAAGATGAGAGTGAACCGTATAGGGGAATGGTTATGGAGACAATCGGGAAGGTGATAGCAGACCTGGGTGCATCTGATATTGATGCTCGATTGGAAGAGCTTTTAATTGATGGCATGCTTTATGCATTCCAAGAGCAGACCAGTGATGATTCTAATGTGATGCTTAATGGGTTCAGTGCAGTAGTGAATTCTTTAGGGAAGAGGGTGAAGCCTTACCTTCTTCAGATATGTGGTACAATTAAGTGGCGTCTGAACAACAAGAGTGCAAAGCTTAGACAGCATGCAGCAGATCTCATTACACGGGTTGCAGTGGTCATGAAACAATGCCAGGAAGAGCAACTTATGGGACATCTTGGGGTTGTTTTGTACGAGTATTTGGGAGAAGAATATCCTGAAGTCTTGGGATCAATACTGGGAGCACTAAAAGCAATTGTGAATAGTATTGGTATGTCTAAAATGACTCCTCCAATCAAAGATTTGCTTCCACGGTTGACCCCAATTTTGAAGAATAGGCATGAGAAGGTTCAGGAGAACTGTATTGATCTTGTTGGTCGAATTGCTGATCGTGGAGCTGAGTTCATTCCTGCTAGGGAGTGGGTGAGGATATGCTTTGAGCTTCTTGAGATGCTTAAAGCCCACAAAAAGGGAATTCGTCGAGCTACAGTGAATACTTTTGGGTACATTGCAAAAGCTATTGGACCACAAGATGTTCTGGCAACCTTGTTGAACAATCTCAAGGTTCAGGAACGCCAGAATCGCGTGTGCACAACTGTGGCAATTGCAATAGTTGCAGAAACTTGTTCACCTTTTACAGTGTTACCTGCCTTGATGAATGAGTATGGTGTTCCTGAGCTAAATGTGCAGAATGGTGTTCTGAAATCTCTCTCCTTTCTTTTCGAGTACATTGGTGAAATGGGTAAAGATTACATATATGCCGTGACTCCATTACTTGTAGATGCTCTGATGGACAGGGATCTGGTTCACAGGCAGACCGCTGCATCAGCCGTCAAGCACATGGCTCTGGGTGTGGCTGGTCTGGGATGTGAGGATGCATTGGTTCACTTGATGAACCACGTCTGGCCCAACATATTTGAGACTTCACCGCATGTCATAAATGCTGTCATGGAAGCCATTGAAGCGATGAGGGTTGCATTAGGCGCAGCTGTTGTACTTAACTACTATCTTCAGGGGTTGTTTCATCCAGCAAGAAAGGTTAGACAAGTATACTGGAAGTTGTACAACTCACTCTACATTGGCGCTCAAGATGCAATGGTGGCTGCTTATCCTTCACTTTATGATGAGGAGCGAAACATCTACAGCCGGACTGAATTGACTATGTTTGTGTAA